A window from Chrysemys picta bellii isolate R12L10 chromosome 2, ASM1138683v2, whole genome shotgun sequence encodes these proteins:
- the LOC135981470 gene encoding myb/SANT-like DNA-binding domain-containing protein 2: protein MESSQDRKRAPAWTEREVRDLLAIWGDEAVIAELRSSKRNGKVLEKISKAMKDRGHNRDTQQCRVKIKELRQAYHKAREANGRSGAEPQTCRYYAELHAILGGAATTTPTVCYDSLTGETHREDGSGNEEDDDGGTVGSSQQQGSGETGFPNSQDMFVTLDLEPVTPKLTQDPQGTQETSAANVSPSQRLVNIRKRKRRTRDEMFTELQMSAQADRAQQNAWRQSMSEMRKAQYE from the exons atggagtcctcccaggatcgcaaaagagctccagcatggaccgaacgggaggtacgagatctgctcgccatatggggagatgaagcagtgatagctgaactccgtagcagtaaaagaaatggaaaagtattagaaaagatctccaaggccatgaaggaccgaggccataacagggacacacagcagtgccgcgtgaaaattaaggagctacggcaagcttaccacaaagccagagaagcaaacggaaggtccggggcagagccgcaaacttgccgctactacgcggagctgcatgcgatcctagggggtgcagccaccactaccccaaccgtgtgctatgactctctcactggagaaacacacagggaagatggttcggggaacgaggaagatgacgatggaggtactgtaggtagctcacagcagcaaggaagcggagaaaccggtttccccaacagccaggatatgtttgtgaccctggacctggaaccagtaacccccaaactcacccaagaccctcagggcacacaggagacctctg ctgcaaatgtttctccttcgcagaggctcgtgaacattagaaagagaaaacgtaggacgagggacgagatgttcacggagctgcagatgtccgcccaggctgatagagcacagcagaatgcatggaggcagtcaatgtcggagatgagaaaagcccaatatgaatga